From the genome of Bos indicus x Bos taurus breed Angus x Brahman F1 hybrid chromosome 19, Bos_hybrid_MaternalHap_v2.0, whole genome shotgun sequence:
AGGAATGAACAGGAGGCAGCCCTGTAGACAGTTCCTTGTATTTCCAGAGGGTTGGAGTGAGGGAAGAAGTGAAGGAAGAAAATGCAGGGCCAGGAGGATGTTTATGGACTGGGGTAACAGCAGCAGGGTAAGGAGGAGGAAGCTAGAAAAGAGTCCTGCCCTctgaccccagccccagccccactctGTCTTCATGAAAGAAGGGCCCAGCCACCTTGCCCAGGCCACAAAGTTGAGAGTGCAGATGGTACCTGGACTGAAGCCTGCCCAGGGTGAAGGACTGCCTCCCCTCCAGCGCCTCTCCTGCGCAGGCTCGATCAGGAGGGGAGATCTTCCTGAGAATGGGAGGAGCCACCGTGGCTGCTGCTTGCCCTGGATCCTGGCCACCCACACCGGGCATGTCACAGATCACACACACAACTCACATAGGACACACCGTCACACGCACAGACGCAGAATGCACACAGGGGTAGGCACACGTGTGTGCAGAAAGCCTGCGCAAGATGGACATGTGTAtatgcacacgtgtgcacatcCAGAGCTCACACAggatatatatgcatgcatacacacacacaaagtgcttACACAGGTTTTACACATGCGAGGGCACCTATGCTCACACCAAATGTGTGTACCCGTGTTTGTGTATGTACACAGAGAGCCTTAGCAGAGGCTACACCTCAGTCTGAACAAGGAGAGGGCCCGGGGGATGCTGGTATCACAGCTGTTTTCCTTTCCAGTAAAACACCCAGGGCTCCTCCAGAACGTCCACTCTCCACTGACTCTGCCCTCCTCTGGTCCACCTTCTCtcagcctccctggcctccttCCTTTCTGCCTGGATCAGGGCACCAAGGACAGGCCTTAGTTGATTCGATGTCCCTAGCTCCGCTGGGAAGTGTGGGTGCTGCCTGGAGGGCCATGCGCCCTGCGTGTCATCTGCTGGGGCAGGAAACCCTGCCAACAGGGGGTGAGGAGACACTTCTTGCTCCGGGATGGTGGGGTCCGGCCTCTGGCCTCACCTCCTGCCCCAGGCAGTTCTAGATGGCCAGGTCCTGACGGATGGTGGCCAGCGACGCCTTGCTGCGGCCGCTGCCGCCCTCGCTGTCACCGGCAGGCGCCCCGTGCGCATAAGCCGGTGGGGCGTAGGGGTCGGTGCCCGGTCGCCGCGTGGGCAGGGCCGGCAGCGGCTGGAGCAGCTGCTGCGCCTTCTCGTGCGCGCGGTTGCAGCGGTTGTCGCGCTCGGCGGCCTGGAGATAGCTGCCGGCACGCGAGCCGCCCTTCCAGAGCAGGTGGCCCAGCTCGGCCACGCTGAGCAGCGCCGAGAGCAGCCCCACCGCGAAGTAGAAGACCAGGAAGACAGTCTTCTCGGTGGGCCGGCTCACGAAGCAGTCCACGGTGTGCGGGCACGGGGGACCTGCGCACACGAAGCGCGGGGCCACGCGGAAGCCGTAGAGCAGCGCCTGGCCCGCCAGGAAGGTCAGCTCAGCCAGCAGGCGCAGCGCCACGCTCAGCAGGTAGCAGCGGCGCGCGCGGCGGTCTCCCGGGCGCCCCGGGGCCCCCGCCCCGCCGTCCGCGCCGCCCGGCTCTTTGCTGGCCCGGTGCACCGAGTAGATGACGAAGAGCACCGGCGGGGCCGACAGCAGCAGGATGTGGAAGAGCCAGAAGCGGTAGTGGGAGACGGGGAAGGCACGGTCGTAGCAGGTCTGGCGACAGCCAGGCTGCAGAGTGTTGCACACAAACTCCTCCTGCTCGTCCTCGAACACGGCGCCGCCCACCGTGGCCAGCACCAGGATGCGGAAGATCAGCATGACCACCAGCCACAGGCGGCCCAAGAGCGGCGACTGCAGCTGCACGGCGTCCAGCAGCGAGCCGAGGAACGCCCACTCCCCCATGGCGCTGGAGATAGACGCGGCGCGGGCAGTTAAAAGGCCGAAGGATCAGGATCCCAACCCTCTGCGCCCGCCCATCGGGGTGGGATCAGCTGGACCGCCTCTAACTTCGAGGTGAGCCAGGGGCTCAGCCAGACCTGGCTTTAGCAGGGACTTTGAGGGAACAAAGGGCTTAGCTTAGGGGGACTCAGATGAGTCTCAGTTTGGGCGCTGAGGAGGAGCTCCGCCCCAGTGCTCTGGTCAGACACCCATGGAACTGCTGGGTTGGATCCTGCGCTCCTCCGAGTCCAAGTTGGAGGGAAAGGACCTCGGACATGAGCCCTGCCGGCCCCTGACTACATGTGTGGAAGCAGAAACCCAGCAGTGCCCTCGTGTGCTCCAGGATGCTTTCTGTGGGCAAGAGTGGTGCCCTGAACCCAAGGCTCTGACCCAATTTGGTACTTCTGGGTGAAATGGAGCCAGCAGACCCAGAAGGATTCACCTTCTTCTTTCTCCGCCCACCATTTCTCTtgcctccctccttttttttttttttttaactgcagtgAACTCCTCTCAGAATTGGGGAGTGGACACAAAGGGAAGGATCCCCACTTCCATCAGGATCCGTCATCCTAGGTGTCCCCTACCATCTGTGCGGTGGGAATGCTGGCccactcttcccatctcctccCTGGTGTCCCTCTGCTTCCAGCTTCCCCAACACCCCCCTCACAGCTCCCACAGGCCCCCAGACCCTCACCCGTAACCACTCACGCTGCAGCTGGCGCTGGGATGTCAAAGCCGAGTGAAGAACCTTGGGAGATGGTTGGGACCTGTTCCTCCTGGTCcctctttcattttcccttttggaTTTGGCCAGGATGGATGACAAGACAGGATGGCTGAGAGGGGTCAGTGCTCCCCCTTCTCTTAAAGGGACAGGGTGACCCTGTTGACTGGCTCCACCCCTGGGAACAGAGCCAGGGCCACGCCCCTTGCTGGACTCTGCCAGCCTTCCCTTCCCATCCcctcatctccccacccccacccccatcccagggcTGAGTCCCCCACTGGAAATGAGGAAACGGGTTACCCAGAGCTACATCCCTGCTGAAGGAAGCCCATCTCCAACAGACTCTCCTAATGGAAGGCTTAGATCCACGATCAAGGGACTATCCCCCCTGAAGGTGGTCTTCAGGGCTGGCGTGGGGTTTGATGCTGGTATTGGTGGCACTGGTATTTTAAGCAGCAGCAGACACCTGCTAACTCTTCTTCAAGCCCTGATATTACAAGTCCCTTAGTTCTTCTGGGCCAGAGTCTCCTGGCTTGTCAGCTGAGGAGCCTGGGCCAGCTGATCCCCAAGTTCCCTTCCAGCTCTGCATCTTAATGCTGAGGTCCCAACCAAAAAAGCCCAAGCCCAGAGAAATTTCTCTTTTGGAAAAACATTAGGGTTTCAAGGGTGTTCTGGCCTTGGGACTTGAATAAAAGCTTTTGCTTCCTTCCTGCTTTTCTGTAACTTCCAGATTTACTGTAATGAGCATGCCATTTTATaatgtgaaaagtaaaagaaaggttTCTTTTCCCTTACAAGGCTTTGAACTGAGCCACCTTCTACTGCTCTAGGTAGCTGGAGAAGCTGTCCCATAGAGAAGGGCAATTAGGATGACCGAGGGTGACCTGAGCAGCCATGGAGGGGACACTCCCAGGTTAAGTGCTCATTTGTCCTCTCTGCCTTTCCAGGAGCCTGGGCCCACACCATTCTCCTCCTTCGCCTGTGCAGTTGCTCTGGGTCGGGCCCCAGGCCCCACTCATCATAAGAATTAACTTATTTCATCCTCCTGACAAGGATgggaagctgagactcagagggTCTAAGGCACAGTCATGCAGTAAGAAAGAGAGGGTCCTGGCCTCACACCCAGCCTCACTGGTTTGGAGCCCACGTTCTGAAGCTCATGGTAGATCTGTTCCAGTTCCAGCCTGCCTGGATTTCCCAGGGCCTCACAGTCCCTAGGGCTTTGTGTGGGGCTGGTGGCAGCCATGCCAGGACTCACCTCTTTGGTGACACTTTCTCTCCTCTCCGGCCATGGGGGCCTGTCTGGTTTTCCATGTGCTGATGGGGACCCCTGGTCCGATTTCAAGAAGGGGTGGGAAATGTGTCCTTCACCCACACTGGCTccggcccagccctgcctggaaAAACCCTAGGTTAATGCTCCGGAGTGCTGGGGTTCCCTAGGGACTGGGCCTGGGTGGGGAGACATCAGCCTGGATCAAGTCCAAAGGAAAGCATATGCTGGGGCCCTTTCCAAAAACAGGATGTGGGCTGGGAGCACTGGCCACCTCCCCATTCCCTACCTCCATCTGCTCCTGGCAAAGCTGCTCCCTGACCCATGAATCCTGCCCCCAGCCATGGGGGCCCAAGGACACACCTCATCGCCCCTGGAATAGTCCCTGCCCTGACCTCATGGCCACTGCCGGGTTAGCCCACCAGCCCAGCCTGGAAAAATCCTCATCAGAGCAGATGCATCTGCCTGTGGAGAGTGGAAAATGGCAGAGGTGGTGGGTGGGCAAGGGGGGAGCCGGGGAGCTGTGGAGCTGTGGTTCCCCTGCACTGTGCCCAGCCCTGATACTGCAGGGccagacacaggagactcagcaATCTCTGGGGCCCATCCTCCTTCTCAGATAGTGCCAGCCTGGCAGGAGGTGTCACTGATGCTGCCCAGAGCTGGCAGCACTTGGCCCCATTCTTGGCCCAACTTGCGGTCTGGGGCTGGGCTCAGACTGGTTCACACTTGGTCTCCATCCCAGACACCTCACCCTGGTCCGCTGGACTGTGGAACAACTTCCCATGTCCATCACACATGATGTCCATCACACACGAACACACATAGGCAGGCACACTCATGTTGGTAAATTAATACCCATGACATCAGCAACCCACAACTATATTTTCTCTCCACTGTGTCcctctaacattaaaaaaatctttacataAATGCTGCCTTTTAGTAAGGCCTTTCCTAGCTGCCCTAACTGGAATTTAACCCCTGACTTCCTATCTCCTTTCTGAGCTTTATTTCCTTTGCACTGACCACTTCATaacatactttatatttttcttatttattctgtGTGGCATCTGTCTCCTTTATTAGCACggaagctccaggagggcagaaaTTTTTGGTGCTTTATATACTGTCCTGCCCTCAATGCCTAGACAGTTCCTGGCACTTTAGTAGATCTGTGCGGTGGCTGAATGAGTGAATTGGGGTGGAAGCGTTTTAGAGGGTGCAGATCTTCTCTGCCTCAAGAGGATGACGCTGCTGGGTCCCACGGCTCCGTTGTTCCCTCTGATCTCCTCCAGGGCTTGTGATCACTTAAGTGAATATCCAGTCTGAGATCGGCAATCAGAATGTCCAGTCTTGGGTAGAAAAGAAAACTCCAAAATCGGTTAATGGAGAAAATCTGCCCCAGCTCAAACAGAGCAGGAAGGAAGAGTGGGTGAGAGGCAGGGGGCATGGCCGCTTCTCCTTGATTACTCCCTTCAAATCCGCTGCAGCCCCTTCCCCGCAGAGCTGTGCCGTTTCTGAGCCGGTCCCCAGGCTGGTCTGAAAAGCCTCCAGACCAGATGATCTTCTGGTCACTGGTCGCCCCagctctctgcctcctcccctctgTCCTCAGCCTTTGGTTCACCATAGACCCCTCAGGCTCTGTGATTTATCACCAGCTGGGACCTGCTTCCCTGTCCAGCCTTACTTCTTCCCTTAGCTCTATAATTATTTAAGATGAGATTTGGCTCTAAGAGCAAAGATACTGAACAGTGGCTCAAACCAGAGGGAACCTTGTTTCTCACATAAAAGGACGGTGGGGGCTATTCAGCACTGGCAGAGCAGCTCTGCGCCCAAAAGTCCTAAGTAGGGAGCAGTCGGCTCCTTCCAAACCCCTCCTGGGGTGTAGCCCCCTCCTGCAGGATTCACAGAATGTATCAATCATATTCCAGGCAGCGGAGAGAGAAAGCGATGAAGTGGCTGAAACAGGCGCAAGAACATCTAAAAAGTCCCGAGAGGCTGCCACGTGACCCACCTGCTCGCATATCATTGGCCTTCCCTCCACAAGGAAGCCTGGGAAATGGAATCTTTATTCTGAGTGGCGTTACGTGGAAGAAGCGAGAATGTAGCCCTCACTGTCAGAAGTCCACTTCTGGTATTCACCTTCCGCCCTGAGATGGAGAGTCGGGCAGATAAGGTTTGCCCCAGGTCTGCCCCCACCAGCTGCTTCCTGAGGAAGGAGGAGGCCGCCTCAGTCTACCTTGTCACCTTGTCACCTCAGGTCCTACCAAACCAGTGCACCTTCATTCACGTGCCTGTGCCAGGCCCTTGTTCGCGTCCTTGGGCAGAAGAATCACTCTTACCAACCGGAGGCCCCAGCTGGTCTCTTTGCCCATGCCGCGCTTTTCTAGGTTGTACGTGGGGCAGCTTTGTTCAGTAAGGACGATAACTGGGCCTGAGTGTGGTTGGGCCCTGCAGGCAGCCTCATCTGAGAGACAAAGAGGCTTGggagttcctcttcctttcctcgAAAGCCTAGAGTGAAAGACGGAAGGGAGAAACTACTTTGGGACtgaggtggggaaggggacagGTTTGTTATCAAGAAGCGTCTTTCCAAGTCCCCTTTCCCGCCCCGGAGCTCTGAATAGCTGGTATTTATAACTGCCAAGATCCGTAAGCTGCTAGAATCGCTGCTGGTGGACCTGTGACCTTCTCTCCATCACCCCGGGGGCAGAAGTGGGATCAGGTTGACTCCAGCTCAGTTGATGGGCAGACCAAAGTAACTCCCTCCCTGAAAGAGATACTCCTGGGTTCAAAGGAGtgctgcccaccaggccctgGAAAATTACAGAAAGACTAAATGCAGAAGACAAAGTCATTTATGGATTTGGCTTCTTTTCCTCCAGTTAAAACATCTTTTGCATTCACCGGGATGTACTGGGGCCACCTTGAGGCCATTGAAGATACTGTCTTACTCAAACAAATCTGATTCCAGAAATTACCGAGGAAAAATATAAGGGGGAGGGTAAAATGATACAACTGCTTTGAAAAGTTCGGCAGGTTCTTAGAAAGGCAAAGATTTATTAAACAAATGCCCACTTCTAGGTAGCTACCCAAGAGACATGAAAAAATATGCTTATAAACAAGATTTGTATTCTCACGTTCATAACAGTTTTATTTACAATGGGTGCAAACTGGTACAAcccaaatgtctgtcaacaggtgaatggacagacagatccatacaatggaatgcgtgtgtgtgtgcgcgtgtgtgttaGGCGCTCAGTTGTtgccgactttttgcgaccccatggactgtatagcccaccaggctcctctgtccatggaattccccaggcaagaatactggagtgggttgccattcccttctccaggggattgtccagatccagggatagaacctgggtctcctgcattgcaggcagattccttcccatttgagtcaccagagaagtcctacaatggaataatattcagcaatttaaaaaaagaatgactacTTGATACCTAAATATGGTTAAATTCAAAAACATGATGTTAAATGAAAGGTCGGACACaaaagcatacatacatatatattaatatatgtatataaagttaaaagcatatatatatatacacacatacgcacacacacacacacacacacacacatatatatatatgaagttctAGAATAGGTAAAATTAACCTATAATGGTAGAATCAGATCCATGTTGGGGGTCAGGGTTGAAGAGACACTAAAGAATTTTGGGGAGTGATGGAAAAGTTTTATATCTTGGTAGTGATGGTGGATATGCAGGAgtacacatttgtcaaaagtcATCGATACGTatacttatgctgctgctgctaagtcgcttcagtcgtgtctgactctatgcgaccccatacagcagcccactaggctcctctgtccctgggattctccaggcaagaatactggagtgggttgccatttccttctccagtgcatgaaagtgaaagtgaaagtgaagtcaggtgtgcctgacttttagcgaccccatggactgcagcccaccaggctcctctgtccatgggattttccaggcaagagtactggagtggggtgccattgccttctccatgtatacTTATAGTGAGTGCATTttatgtatgtaaattatacctcaataaagttgatttaaaaagaaaaaagtaatgttACTTTGTGTTTGCAGGAGTGATGAGAGCAATTAAGACttattaaaagtcatttttacaCCTCTCTCTCCAACTCTTTTGGCaactctctttcctcttcctctcccttcacCCTCTTGTCCCTCCACAATCCACTCTGGTCATCCTTCCCCCCTTAACAACTGCCTTTTTCCCATTCTTTATGAAATAGAGCAAATTGGCTTGTTCCTACTAATCTGAGTTTGATGTCTGAAGGACGCTTTTGTGCACAAAATCAATAtccttgggtttgaatttattcaattaaaacaaaaaattc
Proteins encoded in this window:
- the GJD3 gene encoding gap junction delta-3 protein — encoded protein: MGEWAFLGSLLDAVQLQSPLLGRLWLVVMLIFRILVLATVGGAVFEDEQEEFVCNTLQPGCRQTCYDRAFPVSHYRFWLFHILLLSAPPVLFVIYSVHRASKEPGGADGGAGAPGRPGDRRARRCYLLSVALRLLAELTFLAGQALLYGFRVAPRFVCAGPPCPHTVDCFVSRPTEKTVFLVFYFAVGLLSALLSVAELGHLLWKGGSRAGSYLQAAERDNRCNRAHEKAQQLLQPLPALPTRRPGTDPYAPPAYAHGAPAGDSEGGSGRSKASLATIRQDLAI